CTCCTCGACCGCTTCGGTGGCTGCAGGGTCAAGCGCTGAACAGGGCTCGTCCATCAGCAGGACCTCGGGCTTGACCGGCAAGAGGCGCGCGATACAGAGCTTCTGCTGCTCTTCCAGCGAGAGGTCGGTCGCCGTGCGGTCGAGCCGGTCCTTGACCTCGTCCCAGAGCAGGACCTCCCGCAGAGCTTCTTCGACGATGCCGTCGCGATCCGCTTTCGACAACGTCCTTGCATCGGCCTCATGCAGCCGGTAGCCGAAGAGGACGTTGTCGCGAATCGAGAGCGGCAGCGGGTTGGGCCGCTGGCAGACCATACCGCCTTCCTTGCGCACCTGCACCATTTCGTTTTCGGGCGCAAAGATGTCGTGACCGTGCACCTCGATCTTACCGGTCGTGCGGACATAGCCGAGCCGCTCGATGATCCGGTTGACACTTCTCAGGAGAGTCGTCTTGCCGCACCCGGAGGGTCCGATCAAAGACGTGATCAGTCCCTTCTTGATCTCCAGGTCGACGTCGAAAAGGGCCTGGAAGGTCCCGTACCAGAGGTTGAGCTTCTCGGTGCGAATCGCCGGGGCTTCTTTCTTAGCCAAAGCGCCCCTCCAGATAGCCCTTGGTCCGCTCGTCGGCGACCTCGCCTTCGAAGAGCTTCTCGGTTTCGCCGACCTCGACCAGCTCGCCCGACAGGAAGAAGGCTGTGCGTTGGGAGAGCCGGCGGGTCTGCTGAACCAGGTTGGTGACCAGGATGATGGTGATCTCGTCCTTGAGCTCTTTCAGGACGTCCTCGATGCGCATTGTGGTTACCGGATCGACCGCGATCGAGAACTCGTCGAGGAGCAGAAGATCCGGATCCTGCGACAGCGCCCGGGCGATGGTGAGCCGCTGCTGCTGGCCACCGGACAGAAGGCTTCCGAGAGAGTCGAGACGATCCTTGACCTCGTCCCAGAGCGCGGCCCGGGTCAGGCAGCGCTCGACGATCACGTCCAGATCCGGCTTCTTCTTGATGCCGGCCAGCCTGGGCGCGAGCGCGACGTTGTCGTAGACCGAGAGCGGCAGGCCCACGGGCAGCGGGAAAACGACGCCGATGCGCCGTCTCAGGGCGTAGACGTTCTTCCAGCGCCGGACGTCGCTGCCGTCGAATTTGATCGTGCCATCGACCTTCATCGATGGCACGAACATGTCCATGCGGTTCAGGGCGCGCAGAAACGAGGTCTTGCCACTGTTGGCGGGTCCGATGATGCCGAAGATCTCGTTCTCGAAGATGTCGAAGCTGGCGCCCGAAAGAGCCTTCTTGGGGCCGTAGCTGATCGCCAGTTTCTTGACCTCGACGAAAGGCCGAGGCCGGAGGCCGTCTTGGTCTTGTGGACCGGCTACCACTTCTTACGGCCTCGGAGGTAGGTGCGAAAAGCGATCGAGAGGGCGTTCATTGCCAGGACCATGCTGATCAGGACCAGGGCGACACCGAACGGGAGCCCCTCCGGGACATCCGGAACCTGGGTCGAGATGACGAAGAGATGCAGCGACATGGCCATGGTCTGATCGAAGACGCTCTGCGGCAGGAAGGGGAGGAAGAACGCCGCGCCGGTGAACATGATCGGCGCGGTTTCTCCGGCGGTACGGGAGACCTCGAGAATGACGCCGGTGAGGATGCCGCTCACCGAGTTCGGCAGCACCACTCGCCGGATGGTCTGCCATCGGGTGGCGCCCATGTTCCAGCAAGCCTCGCGAAACGCTTGCGGCACGGCCTGAAGGGACTCCTTGGTCGCGACGATGACGACCGGCAGGGTCATGACGGCCAGGGTGAGGCTGGCGGCGAGAATGCTGGTGCCGAACCTGCAAAACAGCACGAAGGCGCCGACGCCGAACAAGGCGTGAACGATCGAGGGCACGCCGGCAAGGTTGATGATCGCGAGATTGATGGCTCGGGTCAGCCAGTTCTCGGGCGCGTACTCGCTCAGGTAGAGGGCCGCCGCGACTCCGATCGGGACCGAAGCGAGAAGCGCCACGACCACGAGCCACACCGTTCCGACCAAAGCCGGCAGAATGCCACCGGCGGTCATGCCGTTGGTGGGCTCGGTAAACAGGAAATCGAACGAGATCATCGGTCCACCCTTGTAGATCAGGATGCTCAAGATGATCAGGACGGGCAGGATCAACATGGCCGCCATCCAGAGAAACAGGAGGCGGACCAGGCGCTCGTTGCGCTTGTTTCTATAGTTGAGCTCGGTGGGCGCGAACATTGGATACCTACTCGGATGCCTCGGGGCTTACTTCTTTCGGATGCCGCGAACCACGAGATCGGCGGTCAGGTTGATCACAAAGGTCACGATGAAGAGGAGGATTCCGAGCGTGAAGAGCGCTCGGTAGTGGTCGGATCCGACCGCGGTTTCGCCCAGTTCGGCCGCGATCGTGGCAGTGAGAGCGCGGACGGAATCGAACACGCTGGTCGGCAGGTTCACCGAGTGGCCGCTGGCCATCAGAACCGCCATGGTCTCCCCGAAGCCGCGGCCGACGCCGAGCAGGACGGCGGCAACGAGCCCGTTCTTGGCCGCGGGTAGGACGACTCGACGCACCACCTGCCAACGGGTCGCGCCGAGCGCCTCGGCGGCTTCCCGGTAGGTGTCGGGCACCGCTTTCAAAGCGTCCTCGGCGATCGTGGTCATGATCGGTGCGGCCATCAAACCCAGAATCAGGCCCGAGTTGAGGACGTTCAGGCCGATCGGAACGTCGAAGGTCTTGATGATGAACGGATTCATGATCGAAAGGCCGATGAAGCCCCAGACCACTGAAGGTATGGCCGCCAGGAGCTCGACCAGGATCTTCAGGGTCTCTCGGGTCTTGCCCTTGGCGAATTCGCCGATGTAGATCGCTGCGCCGAGAGAGAACGGAACCGACACGATCATCGCCAGGCCGGTCACACTGCCGGTACCGACGATCAGGGCAAGCGCGCCGTAAGTCGGGTTGTGGTCTGAGGTCGGTCGCCACCGTGGTGAGGTGAAGAATTCACCGACGTCCAGCGTGTCGGTGATGAAACCGAATCCCTCCTTGGTGATGAAGACGAAGATGCCGATGACGAAAACGATCCCGGAGATTCCGCCAACGAAGACCAGGGCCTGCACGGCCTTGTCGATGTACCAGTCGCGGTCACGCCGGTCTCCGTCTCGCCGGCGGTCGTGGCGCGCCTGGGTGTTGACGGCTGATTGATTCACTCGCGTCGGTCCGTCGGGCGCCAGCTCGCGCTCAGTCGGCCTCGTCGCCGCGGAGCGTTTCCATGAGCTCTCGCATGTCGTGTTTGATCTCTTTGAAGGCCGCCTTCAGCATTGCCTGTGAGCGCTCCTGGTCCAGATCGTGTGTGTAGCCGCCGATGTCCCAT
The genomic region above belongs to bacterium and contains:
- a CDS encoding phosphate ABC transporter ATP-binding protein, whose amino-acid sequence is MAKKEAPAIRTEKLNLWYGTFQALFDVDLEIKKGLITSLIGPSGCGKTTLLRSVNRIIERLGYVRTTGKIEVHGHDIFAPENEMVQVRKEGGMVCQRPNPLPLSIRDNVLFGYRLHEADARTLSKADRDGIVEEALREVLLWDEVKDRLDRTATDLSLEEQQKLCIARLLPVKPEVLLMDEPCSALDPAATEAVEELIWKLAGEYTILIVTHNMAQARRASHECIFMLLGKVIEHDLTEELFMTPEDQQTADYIEGRYG
- a CDS encoding phosphate ABC transporter ATP-binding protein, which codes for MVAGPQDQDGLRPRPFVEVKKLAISYGPKKALSGASFDIFENEIFGIIGPANSGKTSFLRALNRMDMFVPSMKVDGTIKFDGSDVRRWKNVYALRRRIGVVFPLPVGLPLSVYDNVALAPRLAGIKKKPDLDVIVERCLTRAALWDEVKDRLDSLGSLLSGGQQQRLTIARALSQDPDLLLLDEFSIAVDPVTTMRIEDVLKELKDEITIILVTNLVQQTRRLSQRTAFFLSGELVEVGETEKLFEGEVADERTKGYLEGRFG
- the pstA gene encoding phosphate ABC transporter permease PstA translates to MFAPTELNYRNKRNERLVRLLFLWMAAMLILPVLIILSILIYKGGPMISFDFLFTEPTNGMTAGGILPALVGTVWLVVVALLASVPIGVAAALYLSEYAPENWLTRAINLAIINLAGVPSIVHALFGVGAFVLFCRFGTSILAASLTLAVMTLPVVIVATKESLQAVPQAFREACWNMGATRWQTIRRVVLPNSVSGILTGVILEVSRTAGETAPIMFTGAAFFLPFLPQSVFDQTMAMSLHLFVISTQVPDVPEGLPFGVALVLISMVLAMNALSIAFRTYLRGRKKW
- the pstC gene encoding phosphate ABC transporter permease subunit PstC, yielding MNQSAVNTQARHDRRRDGDRRDRDWYIDKAVQALVFVGGISGIVFVIGIFVFITKEGFGFITDTLDVGEFFTSPRWRPTSDHNPTYGALALIVGTGSVTGLAMIVSVPFSLGAAIYIGEFAKGKTRETLKILVELLAAIPSVVWGFIGLSIMNPFIIKTFDVPIGLNVLNSGLILGLMAAPIMTTIAEDALKAVPDTYREAAEALGATRWQVVRRVVLPAAKNGLVAAVLLGVGRGFGETMAVLMASGHSVNLPTSVFDSVRALTATIAAELGETAVGSDHYRALFTLGILLFIVTFVINLTADLVVRGIRKK